A window of the Lagopus muta isolate bLagMut1 chromosome 1, bLagMut1 primary, whole genome shotgun sequence genome harbors these coding sequences:
- the LOC125688426 gene encoding arylsulfatase D-like: MIAVLPCTAIAAILFRRHFLMALISCLFWNTFGFSTAVGSKPNILLFLADDLGIGDVGCYGNNTIRTPNIDRLAREGVKLTQHIAAAPLCTPSRAAFLTGRYPIRSGMASSNQYRALQWNAGSGGLPENETTFARLLQQQGYTTGLIGKWHQGVNCESFNDHCHHPLNHGFDYFYGMPFTLISNCQENKPPDMDVALQDKLWLYSQIIALAVLTLAAGRLTGLVSIRWKIIACFTLAGCLFFISWYSSYGFVQRWNCILMRNHDITEQPMRLERTASLMLKEAMSFIKRNRHGPFLLFVSFLHVHTPLYTTVKFLGKSHHGLYGDNVEEMDWMVGKILDLLDKEGLKNHTFTYFASDHGGHLEAQNGSTQMGGWNGIYKGGKGMGGWEGGIRVPGIFRWPGVLPAGIVINEPTSLMDIFPTVVHLAGGILPQDRVIDGRNLMPLLQGRSQKSEHKFLFHYCGSYLHAVRWHQKDSGAVWKAHYVTPVFHPAGAGACYGKRICPCFGEGVTHHDPPLLFDLSRDPSESQPLSADTEPLFDTVIERIGRAIEEHRRTLTAVPQQLSRYNIIWKPWLQPCCGMFPFCWCDKEGENTQSL; encoded by the exons ATGATTGCAGTCCTACCTTGCACAGCCATTGCTGCCATTCTATTCAG GAGGCACTTCCTAATGGCGCTGATTTCATGTTTATTCTGGAATACATTTGGCTTTAGTACAGCTGTGGGCTCTAAACCCAACATACTTTTGTTTCTGGCTGATGATCTCGGCATTGGAGATGTAGGATGTTATGGGAACAATACCATAAG gaCCCCAAACATTGACCGCCTGGCAAGAGAAGGAGTGAAGCTTACTCAGCACATTGCTGCAGCTCCGCTCTGCACTCCAAgcagagcagcttttctcactGGCAGATACCCCATCAGATCAG GAATGGCTTCCAGCAATCAATACCGAGCACTGCAGTGGAATGCTGGGTCAGGAGGGCTCcctgaaaatgaaacaactttTGCCAGACTTCTACAGCAACAAGGCTATACCACTGGGCTGATAG GAAAGTGGCATCAAGGTGTAAACTGTGAATCCTTCAATGATCATTGTCACCATCCCCTAAATCATGGGTTTGACTACTTTTATGGCATGCCTTTTACACTTATAAGCAACTGTCAAGAAAACAAGCCTCCAGATATGGATGTAGCCCTTCAAGACAAGCTTTGGCTTTACAGTCAGATAATTGCCCTTGCTGTTCTTACTCTTGCTGCTGGAAGACTGACTGGTTTGGTTTCCATCCGCTGGAAGATAATTGCCTGTTTCACGTTGGCGGGctgccttttcttcatttcttggtACTCCAGTTATGGATTTGTGCAGCGTTGGAACTGCATCCTAATGAGGAACCATGATATCACTGAGCAGCCAATGAGATTAGAGAGGACTGCTTCCCTCATGCTGAAGGAGGCAATGTCATTTATCAAAAG aaacagaCATGGACcattccttctctttgtttcctttcttcatgTTCACACACCTCTCTACACCACAGTGAAATTTCTTGGGAAAAGCCATCACGGTTTGTATGGAGACAATGTAGAAGAAATGGACTGGATGGTGG GCAAAATTTTAGATTTGCTTGACAAGGAAGGTCTGAAAAATCATACATTTACATACTTTGCCTCTGATCATGGAGGACACTTGGAAGCTCAGAATGGTTCTACCCAGATGGGTGGCTGGAATGGCATTTATAAAg GTGGAAAAGGCATGGGAGGTTGGGAAGGAGGGATCCGTGTGCCAGGAATATTCAGGTGGCCAGGAGTGTTACCTGCAGGCATTGTTATCAATGAACCTACGAGTCTGATGGATATTTTTCCCACGGTTGTTCATCTGGCTGGAGGAATATTGCCTCAGGACAG GGTAATCGACGGACGAAACTTGATGCCTTTACTCCAAGGAAGAAGTCAAAAGTCAGAGCATAAGTTTCTCTTTCACTATTGTGGATCCTACTTGCATGCAGTGCGATGGCACCAAAAGGACA GTGGAGCTGTCTGGAAGGCTCATTATGTGACCCCAGTCTTTCatccagctggggctggggcttGTTATGGAAAAAGAATTTGCCCATGTTTTGGGGAAGGTGTGACCCATCATGATCCTCCACTACTGTTTGACCTCTCACGAGACCCTTCTGAGTCCCAGCCTCTGTCAGCTGACACCGAGCCCCTCTTTGACACTGTAATAGAGCGGATTGGGAGAGCCATTGAAGAGCACCGCAGGACACTGACTGCAgtcccacagcagctctccaggTACAACATCATCTGGAAGCCATGGCTGCAGCCCTGTTGTGGGATGTTCCCGTTTTGTTGGTGTGATAAAGAAGGTGAAAACACACAGAGTTTGTGA